A window from Actinomycetospora corticicola encodes these proteins:
- a CDS encoding TIGR03619 family F420-dependent LLM class oxidoreductase, with protein sequence MKYGVVLFATDETIAPAVVGPALEERGFESLFVPEHSHIPARRESPAPGGGELPRHFSRTIDVFVTLSVVAATTTRLTLGTGVALPAERDVFHTAKQVASLDLVSGGRALFGVGAGWNREEAADHGIDPRRRGRILDEKLAAMARIWADDEAEFHGEYVDFDPIWCWPKPVQTPPPVYVGGDSDAALRRLRDHGQGWLPDSGDAGSYRTVRDWLTDEGRPDVPFTVFGADADTLDPAGYEDVGVDRITFWVDPGPERDVLARLDAISERWIR encoded by the coding sequence GTGAAGTACGGGGTCGTGCTGTTCGCCACCGACGAGACCATCGCTCCTGCGGTCGTCGGGCCGGCGCTCGAGGAGCGGGGGTTCGAGTCGCTGTTCGTGCCGGAGCACTCGCACATCCCCGCCCGCCGGGAGAGCCCGGCGCCGGGTGGCGGTGAGCTGCCGCGCCACTTCTCCCGCACCATCGACGTCTTCGTGACGCTGTCGGTGGTCGCGGCGACGACCACGCGCCTGACGCTGGGGACGGGGGTGGCCCTGCCCGCGGAGCGCGACGTCTTCCACACGGCGAAGCAGGTCGCGAGCCTCGACCTCGTGTCGGGCGGCCGGGCGCTCTTCGGCGTCGGCGCGGGATGGAACCGCGAGGAGGCGGCGGACCACGGGATCGACCCCCGCAGGCGCGGGCGCATCCTCGACGAGAAGCTCGCCGCGATGGCCCGCATCTGGGCCGACGACGAGGCGGAGTTCCACGGCGAGTACGTCGACTTCGACCCCATCTGGTGCTGGCCGAAGCCGGTGCAGACGCCCCCGCCGGTGTACGTCGGCGGTGACAGCGACGCCGCCCTGCGCCGCCTGCGCGACCACGGGCAGGGCTGGCTCCCCGACAGCGGTGACGCCGGTTCCTACCGCACGGTCCGCGACTGGCTCACCGACGAGGGCCGCCCCGACGTGCCGTTCACCGTGTTCGGGGCCGACGCCGACACCCTCGACCCGGCGGGCTACGAGGACGTGGGCGTCGACCGGATCACCTTCTGGGTCGACCCGGGCCCGGAGCGCGACGTGCTGGCCCGCCTCGACGCGATCTCGGAGCGCTGGATCCGCTGA
- a CDS encoding IclR family transcriptional regulator domain-containing protein, whose translation MPLCRTSSAGSPCRAHSPAPDVEALLRDLRRFRRQGFAINDGRTEAGLTGIGVAVPGPGGAALSIALPTARFRRDRLAEWVAALTSAAERIAGEPG comes from the coding sequence GTGCCGCTGTGCCGAACGAGTTCCGCCGGCTCGCCCTGCCGCGCGCACTCGCCTGCTCCCGACGTCGAGGCCCTGCTGCGCGACCTCCGGCGCTTCCGCCGCCAGGGGTTCGCGATCAACGACGGGCGCACCGAGGCGGGGCTGACCGGGATCGGCGTCGCCGTCCCGGGGCCGGGTGGGGCCGCCCTGTCGATCGCCCTGCCGACCGCCCGCTTCCGGCGTGACCGGCTCGCGGAGTGGGTCGCCGCCCTGACCTCGGCCGCGGAACGGATCGCGGGCGAGCCGGGGTGA